Proteins encoded within one genomic window of Paramisgurnus dabryanus chromosome 11, PD_genome_1.1, whole genome shotgun sequence:
- the LOC135718075 gene encoding uncharacterized protein: MASGNDRVAGLSPQAEVAARAFVQLLARELSSAPSATRESTVVRAGGSAAPLPGSDSRVRQAMRRQFPSMFNNDQPRGKRRFSTPAACIVKRTDFHIYVLSEPSQFTPKGSEELELAHAGLGKRILSIPDHLKHDEIVALLEEEYPKLKTLQGGWMFFKSTGGSGRRKLSIIPTDAEGYSTRLLKSASNNGKNIVFVVPLQEKLSTEPLSYDSVEFAKMPQSKCITCGSQMPLQLLPLHVEGCNGTLTESESGTSLDEDCSVVEQPVPSTTGMDESLTVCPICLASYSADVLPYHASTCGDRMNCAQPSIAASPSRGEELPGPSRGEEFPGPSRGEELPGTSVPQSSAASTWATEVDPQKACQLFREDLLNRYSESPRLSLSLDMFDAEEEQDKCIDFLL; the protein is encoded by the exons ATGGCTTCTGGAAACGACAGGGTAGCG GGTCTGTCGCCCCAAGCTGAGGTAGCAGCTCGGGCTTTTGTGCAGTTATTGGCCCGGGAGCTGTCTTCGGCCCCAAGCGCAACGAGAGAGAGTACAGTAGTCAGGGCTGGAGGCAGTGCTGCTCCTCTGCCGGGTAGCGATTCTAGGGTGAGACAGGCTATGAGAAG GCAGTTCCCGAGTATGTTTAATAATGATCAGCCAAGAGGAAAAAGACGATTCTCGACACCTGCCGCTTGcattgtaaaaaggacagacTTTCACATTTATGTCCTTTCGGAACCCAGTCAGTTCACACCAAAGGGCTCAGAAGAGCTAGAACTTGCCCATGCTGGCCTTGGGAAGAGGATTTTGAGTATACCAGACCACTTGAAACACGATGAG attgtagCTCTACTTGAAGAGGAATATCCTAAACTTAAGACCTTACAAGGAGGTTGGATGTTTTTCAAGTCTACAG GTGGTAGCGGACGTCGCAAGCTGTCAATAATTCCAACTGACGCTGAGGGTTACTCCACAAGGCTTCTTAAATCAGCATCCAACAATGGGAAAAACATTGTATTTGTAGTTCCACTACAGGAGAAGCTTTCTACTGAACCACTTTCCTATGATTCAGTAGAGTTCGCCAAGATGCCACAGTCCAAATGCATTACATGTGGCAGTCAAATGCCTTTGCAGCTGTTGCCGTTGCATGTGGAGGGATGCAATGGCACATTGACT gagAGTGAATCTGGAACATCTCTTGATGAAGATTGTTCAGTTGTTGAGCAGCCAGTCCCATCTACCACAGGCATGGATGAATCCTTGACG GTCTGCCCAATCTGTCTTGCATCGTACTCAGCTGATGTTCTCCCATATCATGCAAGCACATGTGGTGACAG AATGAACTGTGCTCAACCCAGCATAGCAGCCAGTCCCTCAAGGGGAGAAGAATTGCCCGGACCCTCAAGGGGAGAAGAATTTCCAGGACCTTCAAGGGGAGAAGAATTGCCAGGGACCTCAGTTCCACAATCGTCAGCAG CTTCAACCTGGGCCACTGAAGTCGACCCGCAAAAAGCATGCCAGTTGTTTAGAGAAGATTTGCTGAACCGTTACTCTGAAAGTCCACGCCTCTCTCTATCACTCGACATGTTTGATGCAGAAGAAGAACAGGACAAGTGCATTGATTTCCTTCTATAA